One genomic window of Phycisphaerales bacterium includes the following:
- a CDS encoding biopolymer transporter ExbD, producing MRRARDPKHVYGPNLAPMVDVVLVILIFFMASIVFVGPEWFLPAAIPGQRTQAEQATPDPFALPDPTLNVRVSLVDGAPVVSGLGAGRVSLDDFEPHARTQLTGLDPSAIKVRLGAEAGVVWQHVVTAQDVLTRVGVRQIALDTPSR from the coding sequence ATGCGACGCGCACGAGACCCCAAGCACGTCTACGGTCCAAACCTCGCGCCCATGGTCGACGTGGTGCTCGTCATCCTCATCTTCTTCATGGCGTCCATCGTGTTCGTCGGGCCCGAGTGGTTCCTGCCTGCGGCCATCCCCGGCCAGCGCACCCAGGCCGAGCAAGCAACGCCCGACCCCTTCGCACTGCCCGACCCGACGCTGAACGTGCGCGTCTCGCTCGTCGACGGCGCACCCGTGGTCTCGGGCCTGGGCGCAGGACGGGTCTCGCTGGACGACTTCGAGCCCCACGCGCGCACGCAGCTTACCGGGCTCGATCCCTCGGCCATCAAGGTCCGCCTGGGAGCCGAGGCCGGCGTTGTGTGGCAGCACGTCGTCACGGCCCAAGACGTGCTCACGCGCGTTGGCGTGCGCCAGATCGCGCTGGATACCCCGTCTCGCTGA
- the mgtE gene encoding magnesium transporter, whose amino-acid sequence MNPTAELLNVEVRELIEAKRYRELREALAPLPPFDVAAVLDVLEPAEAAVAFRLLPRELAGESFADLTSDRQQAIIEALGDRSARTMLQAMDPDDRAALLDEMPTDAATRLINQLRPEDRTITQQILGYPEDSVGRLMTPDYVRLRPDWTIEQALEHIRRYGRDAETVHWVYVIDARGVLIDDLHIRSILLAEPGKTVRDVMDDAYQALSAHDDQEHAVRAMLDYDRTVLPVVDSRGVLLGIVTIDDVADVVEEEATEDIHLLGGLEALDDPYIKTTLLSMLRKRGIALAILFVVQVVTIAILGRFEGALETHLILAMLVPLMISCGGNTGTQASSLLIRAVSLREVAPRDWRRVARKELVTGAILGLALGVMGVGIVLLVDAVGLASTDEPLRVGVAVGLAVVGIVTWAALLGGLLPLVLEKLKLDPATISSPLVATLMDISGILIYLGVATAVLAGT is encoded by the coding sequence ATGAACCCCACCGCCGAGCTGCTCAACGTCGAGGTCCGGGAACTGATCGAGGCCAAGCGCTACCGAGAGCTGCGCGAGGCCCTGGCGCCGTTGCCGCCCTTCGACGTGGCGGCCGTGCTCGACGTGCTGGAGCCGGCCGAGGCGGCAGTGGCCTTCCGGCTGCTGCCGCGGGAGCTGGCCGGCGAGTCGTTCGCCGATCTCACGAGCGATCGGCAGCAGGCGATCATCGAGGCACTGGGCGATCGGTCGGCCCGCACCATGCTCCAGGCGATGGACCCCGACGACCGTGCCGCGCTGCTCGACGAGATGCCCACCGACGCGGCCACGCGGCTGATCAACCAGCTTCGGCCCGAGGATCGCACGATCACCCAGCAGATCCTGGGGTACCCGGAAGACTCCGTGGGCCGACTCATGACGCCCGACTACGTGCGATTGCGTCCGGACTGGACGATCGAGCAGGCGCTCGAGCACATCCGCCGGTACGGGCGCGACGCCGAGACGGTGCACTGGGTGTACGTGATCGACGCGCGGGGCGTGCTGATCGACGACCTGCACATCCGCTCGATCCTGCTAGCCGAGCCTGGCAAAACGGTTCGCGACGTCATGGACGACGCGTACCAGGCGCTGAGCGCCCACGACGACCAGGAGCACGCCGTCCGCGCCATGCTCGATTACGACCGCACGGTGCTGCCCGTGGTCGACAGCAGGGGCGTGCTGCTGGGGATCGTAACGATCGACGACGTGGCCGACGTGGTCGAGGAAGAGGCCACCGAGGACATCCACCTGTTGGGCGGTCTCGAAGCACTCGACGATCCGTACATCAAGACGACGCTGCTGTCGATGCTGCGCAAGCGTGGCATCGCGCTTGCGATCCTGTTCGTCGTGCAGGTGGTCACCATCGCGATCCTCGGGCGCTTCGAGGGGGCACTCGAGACGCACCTGATCCTGGCGATGCTCGTGCCGCTGATGATCTCGTGCGGCGGCAACACCGGGACGCAGGCTTCCAGCCTGCTCATCCGCGCGGTCTCGCTGCGGGAGGTCGCGCCCCGCGACTGGCGGCGCGTGGCGCGCAAGGAGCTCGTCACGGGCGCCATTCTCGGGCTGGCGCTGGGCGTCATGGGCGTGGGCATCGTGCTGCTGGTCGACGCCGTGGGCCTGGCAAGCACGGACGAGCCGCTGCGGGTGGGCGTCGCGGTCGGGCTCGCCGTCGTGGGCATCGTGACGTGGGCGGCGCTGCTGGGCGGGCTCCTGCCGCTGGTGCTCGAGAAGCTCAAGCTCGACCCGGCCACGATCAGCAGCCCATTGGTGGCGACGCTGATGGACATCAGCGGCATCCTGATCTACCTCGGCGTGGCGACGGCGGTGCTGGCGGGGACCTAA
- a CDS encoding MBL fold metallo-hydrolase, with the protein MWDCGSLGPTAGRIAVRAAEEVHGGRTSVAVLTHANLDHANGLPRAIERLGIATMYTTPQALEAANGGGVMRDVFDAIRAQGVAIQTVTAGDALALGDATGLVLWPPAHERFDDANSSSMVVRWESPSGHSILLTGDIGGAALGRLIDETDPELLRVDVLELPHHGADDDDARRLVAMSQARVVIQSAGTKRVRRDPWRDYRSQGLWLVTGRDGAIRIGSGDALAASTTRRGELLGN; encoded by the coding sequence CTGTGGGACTGCGGCTCGCTCGGCCCCACCGCCGGCCGCATCGCCGTGCGCGCGGCCGAGGAGGTCCACGGCGGGCGCACCAGCGTCGCGGTGCTGACGCATGCCAACCTCGACCACGCCAATGGTCTGCCCCGCGCGATCGAACGGCTCGGCATCGCCACGATGTACACCACGCCGCAGGCGCTCGAGGCCGCCAATGGCGGCGGCGTGATGCGCGACGTCTTCGACGCCATCCGCGCGCAGGGCGTCGCCATCCAGACCGTGACCGCCGGCGACGCCCTGGCGCTCGGCGATGCCACCGGGCTCGTGCTCTGGCCGCCCGCCCACGAACGCTTCGACGACGCCAACAGCTCATCCATGGTCGTGCGGTGGGAGAGCCCGAGCGGGCACAGCATCCTGCTGACCGGCGACATCGGCGGCGCGGCCCTGGGCCGGCTCATCGACGAGACCGACCCCGAGCTACTCCGCGTCGACGTGCTCGAGCTTCCCCACCACGGGGCCGACGACGATGATGCGCGACGCCTCGTCGCGATGTCGCAGGCCCGCGTCGTGATCCAGTCGGCGGGCACCAAGCGCGTCCGCCGAGACCCATGGCGCGACTATCGCTCGCAGGGCCTCTGGCTCGTCACCGGCCGCGACGGCGCGATCCGTATCGGCTCGGGCGACGCGCTCGCGGCGTCGACGACGCGCCGGGGCGAACTGCTCGGCAACTAG
- a CDS encoding GC-type dockerin domain-anchored protein encodes MINHAPAPTRTAALFVALVLAGSTTSAQSTEWQFIPTTSPYPQNIPQGSDAPANDEVWIVGNSFFFDPFPISFDFTFAMRFDGTQWNFVETPEIRGSSLYGVMKMPDGEVWVVGAYEPSGPSSQTLFLRYDGDSWTLDDSPTRRGGSIFQAIGRAGDDVWAVGGQTTLEPPPSATGQPLAARWEGDRWVRYEAEALGTGGRAINSFRAISGATEDDAWAVGQGEQTGTAGFPPTAFLNHWNGDRWELVDIGLRDFGFLGDVIALASDDVWAVGSRFHDDIGTQPLIIHFDGSAWAVVDTPVIPGGRAELRAIAARSPTEIYASGTDADADGTPRALILKYDGSAWTRMDVPTPPDGSDQWFRTMSVTPSGDVWAMGQYYRPDEQAIHVTTQRLGGSAPCRADLDGDGELTIFDFLEFQNRFDAGDPTADFDGDGELTIFDFLAFQNAFDAGCA; translated from the coding sequence ATGATCAATCACGCACCAGCCCCGACGCGGACCGCCGCGTTGTTCGTGGCGCTCGTCCTTGCCGGCAGCACTACCAGCGCCCAATCCACCGAATGGCAGTTCATCCCAACCACCAGCCCCTATCCGCAGAACATCCCGCAAGGCAGCGACGCGCCCGCCAACGACGAGGTGTGGATCGTGGGCAATAGCTTCTTCTTCGATCCCTTCCCGATCTCTTTCGACTTCACCTTCGCCATGCGATTCGACGGAACGCAATGGAACTTCGTTGAAACACCCGAGATCCGGGGGTCATCGCTCTACGGCGTCATGAAGATGCCCGACGGCGAGGTCTGGGTCGTCGGCGCGTATGAGCCGTCCGGTCCTTCGAGCCAGACGCTCTTCCTCCGCTACGACGGCGACTCTTGGACCCTTGACGACAGCCCCACCCGCCGCGGCGGGTCGATCTTTCAGGCCATCGGTCGCGCGGGCGACGACGTCTGGGCCGTCGGCGGGCAGACGACCCTCGAGCCGCCGCCCTCGGCTACCGGTCAGCCGCTTGCCGCGCGATGGGAAGGCGACCGATGGGTGCGCTATGAGGCCGAGGCCCTCGGCACGGGCGGGCGCGCCATCAACAGCTTCCGCGCCATTAGCGGCGCCACCGAAGACGACGCCTGGGCCGTGGGTCAAGGAGAGCAGACCGGCACCGCCGGTTTTCCGCCTACGGCGTTCCTGAATCATTGGAACGGTGACAGATGGGAACTGGTCGACATCGGCCTGCGCGACTTTGGCTTTCTCGGCGACGTCATCGCCCTGGCGTCCGACGACGTCTGGGCCGTTGGCTCGCGGTTCCACGACGACATCGGCACACAGCCGCTCATCATCCACTTCGACGGCAGCGCTTGGGCAGTCGTCGACACGCCCGTCATCCCCGGCGGCCGGGCCGAGCTACGCGCCATCGCCGCCCGCTCGCCCACGGAGATCTACGCCTCAGGCACCGACGCCGACGCCGACGGCACGCCGCGGGCGCTCATCCTCAAGTACGACGGCAGTGCATGGACGCGCATGGACGTACCGACGCCGCCCGACGGCAGCGATCAGTGGTTCCGAACCATGTCGGTCACGCCCAGCGGCGACGTGTGGGCCATGGGGCAGTACTACCGCCCCGACGAGCAGGCAATCCATGTCACAACGCAACGCCTGGGCGGCAGCGCTCCTTGCCGCGCCGACCTCGACGGCGATGGCGAGCTCACCATCTTCGACTTCCTCGAGTTCCAGAACCGCTTCGACGCGGGCGATCCAACCGCCGACTTCGACGGCGACGGCGAGCTGACGATCTTCGACTTCCTGGCGTTCCAGAACGCCTTCGACGCGGGCTGCGCTTAG
- the tsaE gene encoding tRNA (adenosine(37)-N6)-threonylcarbamoyltransferase complex ATPase subunit type 1 TsaE, with amino-acid sequence MAEHALETNSPQETEAWAAAFAATLAAGDLLALEGDLGAGKTTLVRGLAKGLGIDPGLVSSPTFALMNEYEGGRLTLVHIDAYRMTGPEELAGLGWDRLLEDPSVVIALEWPSRVEGSLPPHRTTTIALEHVGDGERSITVTPKRGWATCPTTGRRVPPDSPTWPFVDERAQLADLHGWFAGKHTISRPVDPERDDLSDIPHAPGDEAEPRS; translated from the coding sequence ATGGCTGAGCACGCGCTCGAGACCAACTCGCCCCAAGAGACCGAGGCCTGGGCGGCCGCGTTCGCGGCGACCCTCGCCGCCGGCGACCTGCTCGCGCTCGAGGGCGACTTGGGGGCGGGCAAGACCACGCTCGTGCGCGGCCTGGCCAAGGGCCTGGGCATCGACCCCGGGCTCGTCTCGAGCCCGACCTTCGCGCTCATGAACGAGTACGAGGGAGGGCGGCTCACGCTCGTGCACATCGACGCCTACCGCATGACCGGGCCCGAAGAGCTCGCCGGCCTGGGCTGGGATCGCCTGCTCGAAGATCCCTCGGTCGTCATCGCCTTGGAGTGGCCAAGCCGCGTCGAGGGCTCGCTGCCGCCCCATCGAACCACGACGATCGCTCTGGAGCACGTTGGTGACGGCGAGCGATCCATCACCGTGACGCCCAAGCGCGGCTGGGCGACCTGCCCGACCACCGGAAGGCGTGTGCCACCCGACAGCCCCACCTGGCCCTTCGTCGACGAGCGGGCCCAGCTGGCGGACCTCCACGGCTGGTTCGCCGGCAAGCACACGATCAGCCGCCCGGTCGATCCCGAACGCGACGACCTTTCGGATATCCCCCACGCGCCCGGCGACGAGGCCGAGCCTCGGTCGTAA
- the speA gene encoding biosynthetic arginine decarboxylase: protein MTQTPTKATAATRPPQAASGDWTIADSTDLYGIDRWGAGYFAAGEDGRMRVTPRGPDGPSIDLGEVVAGLRERGLWAPVLLRFNDVMDHRMGRLREAFDAAIKDEGYQGSYEAVYPIKVNQQRSVCEQIKQAANTYGFGLEAGSKPELLAVLALTADSPNIPIVCNGFKDEEYIETVVLASRIRERIYPIVERPSDLDLIIRIAREHGVTPRIGVRIKPSAKGMGRWQGSAGEAAKFGLTAAQLMEALDKLRDASMLECLQVVHFHIGSQVCDIISFKAAITELAWTYAELRRMGAGVTHINVGGGLGVDYDGSRSASDSSVNYDLREYAADIVYRIKVVCDEADQPHPNIFSESGRAMVAHGSMLVVDVLASSGLPGPVDVQVVRTQLDAMDDAPRPVVDLLNTYEAMEGGRIGELCHDALAARDEAIALFQYGRLSLDMRATAERLFKSIAAGLLVRPDAVDDDEILVEDVRPLAGVVRETFFCNFSLFQSMPDAWAIDQLFPVAPIRRLNERPTRRGILADMTCDSDGAIKRFPATDGGPYDDALLLHDIKDDEHYEVGIFLVGAYQEVLGDLHNLFGDTHAVHIELDDDRGSWAIAEVVEGDTVKEVLGYLQYDDNELRRAMRKDVEKAVRTGTLTVADGAALMRYYENGLAGYTYLE from the coding sequence GTGACACAGACTCCGACCAAAGCAACCGCTGCCACCCGTCCGCCCCAAGCCGCGAGCGGCGACTGGACCATCGCCGACTCGACCGATCTCTATGGCATCGATCGCTGGGGCGCGGGCTACTTCGCCGCGGGCGAGGACGGCCGGATGCGCGTGACCCCCCGGGGGCCCGACGGCCCGAGCATCGACCTGGGCGAGGTGGTCGCGGGCCTGCGCGAGCGAGGGCTGTGGGCGCCGGTGCTGCTGCGCTTCAACGACGTGATGGACCACCGCATGGGCCGCCTCCGCGAGGCGTTCGACGCCGCGATCAAGGACGAGGGCTACCAGGGCAGCTATGAGGCCGTCTACCCCATCAAGGTCAACCAGCAGCGCAGCGTCTGCGAGCAGATCAAGCAGGCCGCGAACACCTACGGATTCGGACTCGAGGCCGGCAGCAAGCCCGAACTCCTCGCCGTCCTCGCCCTCACGGCCGACAGCCCGAACATCCCGATCGTCTGCAATGGCTTCAAGGACGAGGAGTACATCGAGACGGTCGTTCTGGCCAGCCGCATCCGCGAGCGCATCTACCCGATCGTCGAGCGGCCCAGCGACCTCGACCTGATCATCCGCATCGCACGCGAGCACGGCGTGACGCCCCGCATCGGCGTGCGCATCAAGCCCAGCGCCAAGGGCATGGGCCGCTGGCAGGGCTCGGCCGGCGAGGCGGCCAAGTTCGGCCTGACCGCCGCCCAGCTCATGGAAGCGCTCGACAAGCTGCGCGACGCAAGCATGCTCGAGTGCCTGCAGGTCGTGCACTTCCACATCGGAAGCCAGGTGTGCGACATCATCAGCTTCAAGGCGGCCATCACCGAGCTCGCGTGGACCTACGCCGAGCTGCGCCGCATGGGCGCGGGCGTCACGCACATCAACGTCGGCGGCGGGCTTGGCGTCGACTACGACGGCAGCCGCAGCGCCAGCGACAGCAGCGTGAACTACGACCTGCGCGAGTACGCCGCCGACATCGTGTACCGCATCAAGGTCGTCTGCGACGAGGCCGACCAGCCACACCCCAACATCTTCAGCGAGAGCGGTCGCGCCATGGTCGCCCACGGCAGCATGCTGGTCGTCGACGTCCTTGCCTCCAGCGGCCTGCCCGGCCCCGTCGACGTGCAGGTCGTGCGTACGCAGCTCGACGCGATGGACGACGCGCCGCGCCCGGTCGTCGACCTGCTCAACACCTACGAGGCGATGGAAGGAGGCCGCATCGGCGAGCTGTGCCACGATGCGCTCGCCGCACGCGACGAGGCCATCGCACTGTTCCAGTACGGCCGCCTGAGCCTTGACATGCGCGCCACCGCCGAGCGGCTGTTCAAGTCCATCGCCGCCGGCCTGTTGGTCAGGCCCGACGCCGTCGACGACGACGAGATCCTGGTCGAGGACGTGCGCCCGCTGGCCGGCGTGGTGCGCGAGACGTTCTTCTGCAACTTCAGCCTGTTCCAGTCGATGCCCGACGCGTGGGCCATCGACCAGCTCTTCCCCGTCGCGCCCATCCGCAGGCTCAACGAGCGGCCGACGCGCCGCGGCATCCTGGCCGACATGACCTGCGACAGCGACGGCGCCATCAAGCGCTTCCCCGCGACCGACGGCGGCCCCTACGACGACGCCCTGCTGCTGCACGACATCAAGGACGACGAGCACTACGAGGTCGGCATCTTCCTCGTCGGCGCCTACCAGGAAGTTCTGGGAGACCTGCACAACCTCTTCGGCGATACCCATGCCGTGCACATCGAGCTCGACGACGATCGCGGCTCGTGGGCCATCGCCGAGGTGGTCGAGGGTGACACCGTCAAGGAAGTGCTGGGCTACCTGCAGTACGACGACAACGAGCTCCGCCGGGCCATGCGCAAGGACGTGGAGAAGGCCGTGCGCACGGGCACGCTCACCGTCGCCGACGGCGCCGCCCTCATGCGTTACTACGAGAACGGCCTAGCCGGCTACACGTATCTCGAATAG
- a CDS encoding biopolymer transporter ExbD, whose protein sequence is MRRRRHSSNGAGHPNLTPMIDVVMCLIVFYLLVGQLASDQRSDLTLPRSGTGDEAQEAQAAFVNVRLDDDRLALDVDGAPVPLAQLGRTVRAAPSVHLRADAALPYERLSPVLGELRRAGVRSVRVATEQTTITPFAGGS, encoded by the coding sequence ATGAGGCGCCGCCGGCACAGCAGCAACGGCGCCGGGCACCCGAACCTCACGCCCATGATCGACGTGGTCATGTGCCTGATCGTCTTCTACCTGCTCGTGGGCCAGCTCGCCAGCGACCAGCGCAGCGACCTCACGCTGCCGCGCTCGGGCACGGGCGACGAGGCCCAGGAAGCTCAGGCCGCGTTCGTGAACGTCCGCCTCGACGACGACCGCCTCGCGCTCGACGTCGACGGCGCGCCGGTGCCCCTAGCACAGCTCGGCCGCACGGTGCGCGCCGCGCCGTCGGTCCACCTACGCGCCGATGCGGCGCTGCCCTACGAGCGTCTCTCGCCCGTGCTTGGCGAGCTGCGCCGCGCAGGCGTGCGGTCCGTGCGCGTCGCGACCGAGCAGACCACCATCACACCCTTTGCCGGTGGGTCCTGA
- a CDS encoding Fic family protein has product MDALRTRPDEFFRASETDAYSELVAVIESKYYPWDRIRFIANQRGVDAKLLWAMVKFGRNSRAKRLPLQGPTGQSMTYNVADIVLEELMHIDQQLAGRLAAEDEQPLSATHRERFIINALREEAIASSMLEGAATTRRDAKKMLDQKRLPRTRGEQMVFNNYKAIAFIRDNRDVPLSQEFLLEIQKIITEGTLDDPGEAGRLRTTGESVQVVDHDDQILHDPPRATELPQRLKHLCDFANADDGPFLHPVLRASALHFQIGFDHPFCDGNGRTARAVFYWSMLRAGYWLFEYLPISRFIYAGPARYGRAFLYTEVEDFDLTHFFVYKARLLRQARQDLRAYIARKQSEASLARRVLEHDGRLNHRQRSLILRISRNPDQMITIAGHKGRQKVAYGTARSDLLELAEWGYLVKHQQGNRFEFTAGPNLKDAKPPAP; this is encoded by the coding sequence ATGGATGCCCTACGAACTCGACCTGACGAGTTCTTCCGTGCCAGTGAAACGGACGCCTATAGCGAGTTGGTTGCCGTAATCGAGTCCAAGTACTACCCGTGGGACAGGATCCGGTTTATCGCGAACCAGCGAGGGGTCGATGCGAAGCTGCTTTGGGCGATGGTGAAATTTGGCCGTAACAGCCGGGCCAAGCGGCTTCCGCTGCAAGGGCCAACCGGCCAATCAATGACCTACAACGTGGCGGACATCGTGCTCGAAGAGTTGATGCACATCGACCAGCAACTCGCCGGTAGGTTGGCGGCCGAGGACGAGCAGCCGTTGAGTGCGACACATCGCGAAAGGTTCATCATCAACGCTCTACGCGAAGAGGCGATCGCGTCCAGCATGCTCGAAGGAGCCGCCACAACCAGAAGAGACGCCAAGAAAATGCTCGACCAGAAGCGGCTGCCGCGAACGCGGGGTGAGCAAATGGTGTTCAACAACTACAAAGCCATCGCGTTCATCCGCGACAACAGAGATGTACCGCTGAGCCAGGAATTCCTGCTTGAGATCCAGAAGATCATCACAGAGGGAACACTCGACGACCCTGGGGAAGCGGGTCGACTCCGAACGACTGGCGAATCTGTGCAAGTTGTCGATCATGACGACCAAATCTTGCACGATCCACCACGAGCCACGGAGCTTCCCCAGCGCCTGAAACACCTGTGTGATTTCGCCAATGCAGACGATGGGCCGTTCCTGCATCCGGTGTTGCGCGCCAGCGCGCTGCACTTTCAGATCGGCTTTGATCATCCGTTTTGCGACGGAAACGGTCGGACGGCTCGTGCTGTGTTTTATTGGTCCATGCTTCGCGCTGGATACTGGCTCTTCGAGTACCTGCCGATTTCACGATTTATCTACGCCGGACCCGCCCGATACGGAAGAGCATTCTTGTACACTGAGGTCGAAGACTTCGATCTGACGCACTTTTTCGTTTACAAGGCTCGCCTCCTACGTCAGGCGCGCCAAGATCTGCGTGCATACATCGCACGAAAGCAAAGCGAAGCTTCGCTCGCGCGCCGAGTATTGGAGCATGACGGCCGGCTAAACCACCGGCAGCGATCGCTGATCTTGAGGATCTCGAGGAATCCCGATCAGATGATCACGATCGCTGGCCACAAAGGACGCCAGAAAGTCGCGTACGGCACCGCTCGATCGGATTTGCTGGAATTGGCGGAATGGGGCTACCTCGTGAAACACCAGCAGGGCAACCGCTTCGAGTTCACCGCCGGCCCCAATCTCAAGGACGCCAAGCCACCCGCCCCCTGA
- the thiL gene encoding thiamine-phosphate kinase: protein MRERELLQRIASRSADLPASFGRVLVGPGDDCAVIAADPHPLLLTTDHLVQHRHFDDDLPLELVARKAMLRSVSDIAAMAGAPAWALATALLPVGYAHADELFDHMARFAREFGCPLVGGDIASLPPESNGPISLTVTVGGHAARPVLRSGVRAGDAVYATGVLGGSLRNQRHAKAEPRVALAQHVAGHLTAMIDLSDGLGIDAARIARASNVRLELDADAIPVHPDADGLEAALGDGEDYELLFTAPEDAPIPAEFEGTPITRIGRAVSGEPAAILVMPDGSRRDVSAQGFEHG, encoded by the coding sequence GTGCGAGAGCGAGAGCTGCTCCAACGCATCGCCAGCCGTTCGGCCGACCTGCCCGCCAGCTTCGGCCGCGTGCTCGTCGGCCCGGGCGACGACTGCGCCGTCATCGCGGCCGACCCACACCCGCTGCTGCTGACGACCGACCACCTAGTGCAGCACCGCCACTTCGACGACGACCTGCCGCTCGAGCTCGTCGCGCGGAAGGCGATGCTGCGCTCGGTCAGCGACATCGCCGCCATGGCCGGTGCGCCGGCCTGGGCGCTCGCGACGGCCCTGCTGCCCGTCGGCTATGCGCACGCAGACGAGCTGTTCGACCACATGGCCCGGTTTGCGCGTGAGTTCGGTTGCCCCCTGGTGGGCGGCGACATCGCCAGCCTGCCGCCCGAGAGCAACGGCCCGATCTCCCTCACCGTCACCGTCGGCGGCCACGCGGCGCGACCCGTCCTGCGGAGCGGCGTACGCGCGGGCGACGCCGTGTACGCCACCGGCGTGCTCGGTGGCTCACTGCGCAACCAGCGACACGCCAAGGCCGAGCCCCGCGTCGCGCTCGCGCAACACGTAGCCGGACACCTCACCGCCATGATCGACCTCTCCGACGGCCTGGGCATCGACGCCGCGCGCATCGCGAGAGCCTCGAACGTCCGCCTCGAGCTCGATGCGGATGCAATCCCCGTGCATCCAGACGCCGACGGCCTCGAAGCCGCACTCGGCGACGGCGAGGACTACGAGCTGCTCTTCACGGCTCCCGAGGACGCACCCATCCCAGCCGAATTCGAGGGCACGCCCATCACGCGCATCGGCCGCGCCGTCTCGGGTGAGCCGGCCGCGATCCTGGTCATGCCCGACGGCTCCCGTCGCGACGTCTCGGCCCAAGGATTCGAGCATGGCTGA
- a CDS encoding MotA/TolQ/ExbB proton channel family protein, giving the protein MLATLHLLAQTDAPTASAWSLFVQSIDVFTLILVVGSVAGVALLVQCVLEIRRDNLLPESEVGRLDTLTASGPRSELVSYLRTRTSFPALVLKSMLSAEDAAGQANLSSAAAREAAQLEADAQCARWLRRIEPLATIGNLAPLVGLAGTVWGMILAFTTIGAEGGAAGPAQLSLGISKALFHTLLGLCLAVPALVAYSILRARVDRLCDRATSVTTPLVERVARRIGENDQPHGSDA; this is encoded by the coding sequence ATGCTCGCAACCCTCCATCTGCTCGCCCAGACCGACGCCCCGACCGCGAGCGCGTGGTCGCTCTTCGTCCAGTCGATCGACGTCTTCACGCTCATCCTGGTCGTCGGTTCCGTCGCGGGCGTAGCCCTGCTCGTGCAGTGCGTGCTCGAGATCCGCCGTGACAACCTCCTGCCCGAGAGCGAGGTCGGGCGGCTCGACACGCTGACGGCATCGGGCCCACGATCCGAACTCGTCAGCTACCTCCGGACGCGCACCTCGTTCCCCGCCCTGGTGCTCAAGAGCATGCTGAGCGCCGAAGACGCCGCGGGCCAGGCCAACCTCAGCAGCGCCGCCGCGCGGGAGGCCGCCCAGCTCGAGGCGGACGCCCAGTGCGCCCGCTGGTTGCGGCGCATCGAGCCGCTGGCGACCATCGGCAACCTGGCGCCGCTTGTCGGCCTGGCCGGCACGGTCTGGGGCATGATCCTCGCGTTCACCACCATCGGGGCCGAGGGCGGCGCCGCCGGTCCGGCCCAGCTTTCGCTGGGCATCAGCAAGGCGCTGTTCCACACGCTGCTGGGCCTGTGCCTGGCCGTCCCCGCGCTCGTTGCATACAGCATCCTCCGCGCGCGCGTCGACCGGCTGTGCGATCGGGCCACGAGCGTCACCACGCCGCTGGTCGAGCGCGTCGCCCGGCGAATCGGCGAAAACGACCAACCCCACGGATCCGACGCATGA